The Bacteriovorax sp. PP10 nucleotide sequence GAAAGAGAATGGGTCACGCAGGTGCTCTAATCTCTGGAGAAGACGATACTGCTGCAGCGAAGTTTAAAGTTTTAGAAGAATGTGGTATCACAGTGGCAAGATCGCCAGCTGACCTGGCCTCTAAGCTTGAAGAAGCGATGAAAGCAAAAAACGTTACGATTAGAAACAAATAATATAGTACGGCTCCAGCAGACTTATAATAATAAATCTGCTGGAACCATCATTCTAAGGGGAAATAAAAATGGAAAGAACTTTTTCAATCATTAAGCCAAACGCAGTAGCAGACAACAACATCGGAAACATCATTGGACGTTTCGAGAAAGAAGGTCTTCGTATCGCTGCACTTAAACTTACTCACTTATCAAAAGAAAAAGCAGAAGGATTTTATATCGAACACAAAGATAGACCATTCTTTGGTTCACTTGTTGGTTTCATGACTGAAGGACCAGTAGTTCTTATGGTTCTTGAAGGTGAAAACGCAGTAGAAAAAAACAGAAAGATCATGGGAGCTACAAACCCAGCGAACGCAGAAGAAAACACAATCAGAAAGCTATACGCTAAATCGATTGAAGCTAACGCTGTTCACGGATCTGATTCTCAAGCTGCAGCTGATCGCGAGATCAACTACTTCTTCGACAAAAACGAAGTTAAAGCTAGATACTAATTTTTTTGAAATAAAAAAGTTAAAATAAGAAGGCCCTCTTTCGAGGGCCTTTTTTTATTTTTTAACAATAATGTCACTATAAATATTGATCACTTCATCTAACGAAATGTCTTTAGCTACTTCTTGATCTCTATCGAATCCACCATTAGAAAAACATGTGAATTGAATTTTTCTCTCATTTGAAGCATCTAGTGCTTTTAAAACAAATAATTTTCGAGTGTAGAATTTCCCAATAAAGGGTGCGCCGATTAGGC carries:
- the ndk gene encoding nucleoside-diphosphate kinase, which codes for MKMERTFSIIKPNAVADNNIGNIIGRFEKEGLRIAALKLTHLSKEKAEGFYIEHKDRPFFGSLVGFMTEGPVVLMVLEGENAVEKNRKIMGATNPANAEENTIRKLYAKSIEANAVHGSDSQAAADREINYFFDKNEVKARY